One stretch of Dokdonia sp. Hel_I_53 DNA includes these proteins:
- a CDS encoding MATE family efflux transporter, with protein sequence MQLSSFTKEFSVNLKIAYPIMLGQLGHILVALADNLMVGQLAAAQLAAVSLGNSLVFIALSLGIGFSFAITPLIAESDGAANLEKGRLHFQHGVIMCTINGVLLWIALLVAKPVLYMLDQPEEVVALAIPYMEIVALSMIPLMIFQAFKQFADGLSETRYAMYATLIANIINVVFNYVLIYGIWIFPRLEVVGAAWGTLISRFFMLGFLVFMLSRKRKFKPYFEWGSSEHIQWSEFKILFKLGFPTALQMLFEVGIFTAAIFLSGILGTNAQAANQIALNLASMTFMIAVGLGVTATIRVGNQKGKSDFPNLRRIAFSIFLQTFLIEAVFAIGFILLKDWLPPFYIDNPEVIFLASQLLVIAALFQLSDGVQVTILGALRGLQDVNIPTVICFVAYWIIGFPVSWYLGKSSQMGSQGIWIGLLAGLTASALMLYFRFNYLSNQLINKSKI encoded by the coding sequence ATGCAACTTTCTAGCTTCACTAAAGAATTTAGTGTGAACCTCAAGATAGCTTATCCTATTATGTTGGGGCAACTGGGTCATATCCTTGTAGCACTTGCAGATAACTTAATGGTGGGTCAACTTGCTGCAGCACAACTTGCTGCAGTGAGTTTAGGAAATAGTCTTGTTTTTATTGCGCTTTCACTTGGGATTGGCTTTTCATTTGCGATAACCCCTCTAATTGCAGAATCTGATGGTGCTGCAAATTTAGAAAAAGGTCGTTTGCACTTTCAGCACGGTGTCATTATGTGTACCATTAATGGAGTGCTTTTATGGATTGCCTTATTGGTCGCAAAACCAGTTTTATACATGCTGGATCAACCAGAAGAGGTAGTTGCTCTTGCTATTCCTTATATGGAAATTGTAGCTCTATCAATGATTCCTTTGATGATATTTCAAGCTTTTAAACAATTTGCAGATGGGCTATCTGAAACTCGATATGCTATGTATGCTACATTGATAGCAAATATTATTAATGTAGTTTTCAATTACGTGTTGATTTATGGTATTTGGATATTTCCTCGATTGGAAGTAGTAGGTGCTGCTTGGGGAACATTAATCTCTCGATTCTTTATGCTAGGTTTTTTAGTTTTTATGCTTTCGCGAAAGCGTAAATTCAAACCTTATTTTGAGTGGGGTAGTAGTGAACATATACAATGGTCAGAATTTAAAATTCTATTTAAACTAGGCTTTCCAACAGCTTTACAAATGTTATTTGAGGTAGGAATATTTACGGCTGCCATTTTTCTTTCAGGAATTTTAGGAACAAATGCACAAGCGGCAAATCAAATCGCCCTTAATCTGGCTAGTATGACTTTTATGATTGCTGTGGGGCTAGGAGTAACGGCTACGATACGAGTAGGGAATCAAAAAGGGAAATCTGACTTTCCTAATTTGAGAAGAATTGCATTCTCAATATTTTTACAAACTTTTCTTATCGAAGCTGTATTTGCTATAGGATTTATCCTATTGAAAGATTGGCTTCCTCCATTTTATATAGATAATCCAGAGGTAATTTTTCTGGCATCTCAGCTTCTGGTAATAGCAGCTCTATTTCAGTTAAGTGATGGAGTGCAAGTAACAATTTTAGGTGCGTTAAGAGGTTTACAAGACGTAAATATTCCTACAGTGATCTGCTTTGTAGCTTATTGGATTATCGGATTTCCTGTTAGTTGGTATCTGGGTAAATCATCTCAAATGGGAAGTCAAGGAATTTGGATAGGTCTATTAGCTGGACTCACAGCATCTGCACTAATGTTGTATTTTCGATTTAATTATCTTAGCAATCAGTTAATCAATAAAAGTAAAATTTAA
- the meaB gene encoding methylmalonyl Co-A mutase-associated GTPase MeaB: MGNSENSIKKSINPKILRAHKLSIKYDITLLTQKIISGDITALSQGITLIESTASKDKTLADDLIVKCLPHSSRSTRIGITGVPGVGKSTFIEVFGLHLIDKGKKVAVLAVDPTSSLSKGSILGDKTRMYHLSQNTNAFIRPSASGDSLGGVARKTREAIILCEAAGFDTIIVETVGVGQSETVVHSMVDFFLLLKLSGAGDELQGIKRGIIEMADAIVINKADGENEKAARLAKSAFAKALHLFPPKESNWSPKVATCSALENNGIKEIYDTIDEYLSITKPSGYFDKKRANQNEFWLLQTIENKLKDDFYNHPNIVEKLPEILKKVANNELSPFIAAQQLLKFTTH, from the coding sequence ATGGGAAATTCTGAAAATTCTATAAAAAAGAGCATTAACCCTAAAATTCTTAGGGCTCATAAATTATCTATTAAATATGATATTACCCTACTTACTCAAAAGATAATCTCTGGAGATATTACTGCGCTCTCTCAAGGTATCACCTTAATAGAAAGTACTGCCTCAAAAGATAAAACTCTCGCTGATGATCTAATAGTAAAATGTTTACCCCATTCTTCAAGATCAACCCGCATAGGTATTACTGGAGTTCCTGGAGTAGGAAAAAGTACATTTATAGAAGTTTTTGGGTTACATCTTATTGACAAAGGAAAAAAAGTTGCAGTGCTAGCCGTAGATCCCACAAGCTCACTTTCAAAAGGTAGTATCTTAGGAGACAAAACAAGAATGTATCATCTCTCTCAAAACACCAATGCATTTATACGTCCTAGTGCATCTGGTGATTCTCTAGGTGGAGTCGCACGTAAAACAAGAGAGGCAATTATTCTTTGTGAAGCAGCAGGATTTGATACCATTATCGTTGAAACCGTTGGCGTAGGTCAAAGTGAGACAGTTGTACATTCTATGGTAGACTTTTTCTTACTCTTAAAACTATCTGGTGCTGGAGATGAACTCCAAGGTATTAAACGGGGTATTATCGAGATGGCAGATGCTATTGTTATTAATAAAGCAGATGGTGAGAATGAAAAAGCAGCTAGATTGGCAAAGTCCGCTTTCGCGAAAGCGCTACACCTCTTCCCTCCTAAAGAAAGTAATTGGTCTCCAAAGGTTGCTACCTGCAGTGCACTAGAAAACAACGGCATAAAAGAAATATACGACACCATTGATGAGTATCTTTCTATAACGAAGCCATCTGGATATTTCGACAAAAAGAGGGCTAATCAAAATGAGTTTTGGCTGTTGCAAACAATAGAAAACAAGCTGAAAGATGATTTTTATAATCACCCCAACATCGTAGAAAAACTTCCAGAGATTTTAAAAAAAGTCGCAAATAATGAGCTCTCTCCTTTTATCGCCGCACAGCAATTATTAAAGTTTACCACTCACTAA
- a CDS encoding DUF2383 domain-containing protein yields MKHLDISYEKLNDLLDECFWAERRYFNAAEDIQITEYKRFLSHESVNRNRYCHHIVERMSQEGHTPSRLDVVKGHANRDWLEVKAALENSKPKLLINECVVQDEVVLNLLKEIIDDGWLPVNILEVLVPMEFQMKQSHIDLASLMKKMKKKKRKEKKKKEKEEKKTEIIELKKRSI; encoded by the coding sequence ATGAAGCACCTCGACATATCGTACGAAAAACTAAATGACCTGCTAGATGAATGTTTCTGGGCAGAGCGTCGTTATTTTAATGCTGCAGAAGATATTCAAATTACAGAATATAAGCGATTTTTAAGTCACGAGAGTGTCAATAGAAATCGATACTGTCACCATATTGTTGAACGTATGTCCCAAGAAGGACATACACCTAGTAGACTCGACGTTGTAAAAGGACACGCAAATAGAGACTGGCTTGAAGTTAAGGCTGCCCTTGAAAATAGTAAGCCTAAGCTTTTAATTAATGAATGTGTAGTTCAAGATGAAGTTGTTCTTAACCTTTTAAAAGAGATTATCGATGATGGGTGGCTACCTGTAAATATTCTTGAAGTTCTTGTACCAATGGAATTTCAAATGAAGCAATCACATATAGATCTTGCTAGTTTAATGAAGAAAATGAAAAAGAAAAAACGCAAGGAAAAAAAGAAAAAAGAAAAAGAAGAAAAAAAAACTGAAATTATAGAGCTTAAGAAAAGAAGTATCTAA
- a CDS encoding Cof-type HAD-IIB family hydrolase, giving the protein MRERIKLICTDIDGTLLNEARWLSERTIIAFAKANLPIILASSRPPQAMRYLQQGLGIESESLIAFNGGLIINKNGNVLEDNSFSSKILKTLLDHHSKHTYNLSIYSHEHWFTCKNDSYTKHEIFTTRDTPIIQPARNTLDFLETHKLGIHKLMCMGTSVELDSLVQYLQPLYGQTIHLYRSKDTYLEITLKNIDKAKALQKLLAAEYTFGMEAIMSFGDNHNDEELLRLSGYGVAVANATESVKCISDFVSEFTNKEDAIARVLEQHIPY; this is encoded by the coding sequence ATGAGAGAAAGAATAAAACTTATTTGCACAGATATTGATGGAACTTTATTAAATGAAGCGCGTTGGCTTAGTGAACGTACAATTATCGCTTTCGCGAAAGCGAACTTACCAATAATACTAGCTTCTTCTAGACCCCCACAGGCTATGCGTTATTTACAACAAGGATTAGGAATTGAAAGTGAATCTCTCATTGCATTTAATGGAGGTCTTATTATAAACAAGAATGGGAATGTTTTGGAAGACAATTCTTTCTCTTCCAAAATTTTAAAAACTCTTTTAGACCATCATTCCAAGCATACTTATAACTTAAGCATTTATAGCCATGAACACTGGTTTACATGTAAAAATGATAGCTATACAAAACATGAAATATTCACAACAAGAGATACACCTATCATACAACCAGCCAGAAACACACTGGATTTTCTTGAAACCCATAAGCTTGGTATTCATAAATTAATGTGTATGGGGACTAGCGTTGAACTTGACAGCTTAGTACAGTATTTACAACCTTTATATGGTCAAACTATCCATTTATACAGATCAAAAGATACGTATCTAGAGATAACGCTTAAGAACATAGATAAGGCAAAAGCATTACAAAAACTTCTCGCTGCTGAGTATACGTTTGGGATGGAAGCTATAATGTCTTTTGGGGATAATCACAATGATGAGGAGCTACTTCGCTTATCTGGTTATGGAGTTGCTGTCGCAAATGCTACTGAAAGTGTTAAGTGTATTTCAGATTTTGTAAGTGAATTCACTAATAAGGAAGATGCAATTGCTCGCGTTCTTGAACAACATATACCATATTAG
- a CDS encoding RNA polymerase sigma factor, producing the protein MLSNHIIEKCRNNDRKAQLQLYNKYCEGMYYVALRFLKNTFEAEEAMQEGFISAFGKLHQFTGEVTFGAWLKRIVINKSLDMIKAKKATLIPINEEVMHKVDDETDWNVADEITIDQVKKAIHDLPTKYEYPLLLFLIEGYDHQEISKILEITEVASRTLVHRGKKKLKDQLKPLNYGTGY; encoded by the coding sequence TTGCTAAGTAATCATATCATAGAAAAATGTAGAAACAACGACCGCAAGGCACAGCTGCAGCTCTATAATAAATACTGTGAAGGTATGTATTATGTCGCTTTACGATTTTTGAAAAATACATTTGAAGCAGAAGAAGCCATGCAAGAAGGTTTTATAAGTGCTTTTGGAAAGCTGCATCAATTTACTGGAGAGGTCACCTTTGGCGCTTGGCTTAAACGTATCGTTATAAACAAAAGTTTAGATATGATTAAAGCAAAAAAAGCCACATTAATACCTATTAATGAAGAAGTGATGCACAAAGTAGATGATGAAACAGATTGGAATGTAGCAGATGAAATAACAATTGATCAAGTAAAAAAAGCGATTCACGACTTACCTACAAAGTATGAATACCCATTATTGCTTTTTTTAATTGAAGGTTATGATCATCAAGAAATTTCAAAAATATTAGAGATTACAGAAGTAGCTTCAAGAACGCTGGTGCACCGCGGAAAGAAGAAACTTAAAGATCAACTTAAACCCTTAAACTATGGCACAGGATATTAG
- a CDS encoding phosphatase PAP2 family protein → MDQLISYDQELFLFLNGLGNSTWDQFWLIVTNKLSSIPLYALLLIFIYKSYGFKGTIITVISVALLITCVDQLANIFKHGFMRPRPCRVEEFKEVIRYVAVRCGRYGYYSAHAGNSMAVAVFTGMVLRSTKKHLLFVLLFWAVLVGYSRIYVGVHYPGDVLSGWVVGAILGYTFYIIQQYFIRKYSY, encoded by the coding sequence ATGGATCAACTTATTTCATATGATCAAGAATTATTTCTTTTCCTCAATGGCTTAGGAAACTCAACTTGGGATCAATTCTGGCTTATCGTTACAAATAAGCTTAGTTCTATCCCACTTTATGCATTGCTATTGATTTTTATTTATAAATCATATGGTTTTAAAGGAACTATAATTACAGTGATTTCTGTAGCCTTATTAATTACATGTGTAGACCAACTAGCAAATATTTTTAAACACGGGTTTATGAGACCACGTCCTTGTAGAGTAGAGGAGTTTAAAGAAGTTATACGTTATGTAGCAGTACGTTGTGGGAGATATGGCTATTACTCTGCTCATGCTGGAAACAGCATGGCTGTCGCAGTATTTACAGGTATGGTCTTAAGATCAACTAAAAAACATCTACTTTTTGTTCTTCTGTTTTGGGCAGTATTAGTGGGATATAGTCGTATATATGTAGGGGTTCATTACCCAGGAGATGTACTTTCAGGTTGGGTCGTAGGAGCTATACTAGGTTATACTTTCTACATTATACAACAGTATTTTATAAGGAAATATAGCTACTAG